In Portunus trituberculatus isolate SZX2019 chromosome 46, ASM1759143v1, whole genome shotgun sequence, a single window of DNA contains:
- the LOC123520262 gene encoding probable ATP-dependent RNA helicase DDX46 isoform X3: MTRDSRRRRSRSRSRSPDRRRSRDRDRDRGRSRRSRSRDRDRDRDRHRSRSRDRRRSRSRDRRSRSRSRDRDRDRDRKRSRSRSRDRDRDRDRDRKRSRSRSRERDRKRNKRSRTHSPPKIKLLVDPPKPQEPVPVEPKEEEEVPLDFDPSKVDKEETEKRLEAEMQKRRERIEKWRAEKKKRELEAAKKEAEKGTLGATVPKVSLKAWSLEDDEEEEEGENKEGNGNVEEEDEVDPLDAFMSGIQEEVRKINRVDIRGGMKKGTKITVSSGTNVAAADPGTVKKPVIIMGVAKKANAKKKGELMEQNQDALEYSSEEEGEDLKDTMASINSKGKKELGKVDHTVIEYVPFRKDFYVEVPEIANMTKEEVDNYRAELEGIRIKGQGCPKPIKTWAQCGVSKRILDVLKKNNYEKPTPIQVQAVPAIMKGRDVIGIAKTGSGKTLAFLLPMFRHVVDQPPLEDTDGPIAVIMTPTRELCMQIGKECKKFAKNNLRVCCVYGGTGISEQIAELKRGAEIIVCTPGRMIDMLAANGGRVTNLRRVTYVVLDEADRMFDLGFEPQVMRIIDNIQPSRQTVMFSATFPRQVEALAKKILTKPIEITVGGRSVVCKDVTQEVVILDEDQKFLKLLEVLGQFYERGQTLVFVDKQENADSLFRDLLSHSYRALVLHGGVDQIDRDSTILDFKAGRVPILVATSVAARGLDVKQLILVVNFDAPNHYEDYVHRCGRTGRAGNKGWAYTFLTQDQPRYAAEIVRALEISDNPIPPDLQKLYDEYKQKLEGEGKKVKTGGGFHGKGFKFDESEANFASEKKKFEKAALGLADSDDEDIEHDIDQQIESMLNTKRTVKEIKAPEVSSSSDGLVGMPFGGPSASDKLELARKLAQRINLQHNIGKEAKGASQQAAEFILKGGAAMQPTISAKTVAEQMAQKLNNKLNYQPRDDQEEEEETTEETHHKYEEELEINDFPQQARWRVTSKEALAQISEYSEAGITVRGTFCPAGKNPPEGERKLFLAIESTSELAVSKAKAEIIRLIREELVKLRTSAGPAKAQGRYKVL, translated from the exons ATGACGCGGGACAGCAG ACGCAGGCGGTCCCGGTCCCGCTCCAGGAGCCCCGACCGGCGACGCTCCAG AGACAGAGATCGTGATCGAGGCAGGTCACGACGGTCCCGATCGAGAGACCGTGACCGTGACCGTGACCGCCACAGATCACGCAGTAGAGACCGAAGGAGATCAAGGTCTCGGGACAGGCGGTCTAGGTCAAGGTCCCGGGACAGAGATCGGGACAGGgacagaaagaggagtaggagcaggtccagggacagggacagggacagggacagggacaggaagaggagcagaagcagaTCCAGGGAaagggataggaagaggaataagaggagccGCACTCATTCACCTCCCAAGATCAAGCTCCTTGTTGACCCTCCAAAGCCCCAAGAACCAGTGCCTGTAGAGcccaaggaagaagaggaagtgccTCTGGATTTTGATCCATCAAAAGTAGATAAG gaggagacagagaaacgTCTTGAAGCTGAAATGCAGAAGAGACGGGAGCGAATTGAAAAGTGgagagcagaaaagaagaaaagggagctAGAGGCGGCAAAAAAGGAGGCTGAGAAGGGTACTTTGGGTGCTACTGTTCCAAAAGTATCTCTGAAAGCATGGAGCCttgaggatgatgaagaggaagaggagggtgaaaataaagaaggaaatggaaatgtAGAAGAG gAAGATGAAGTTGATCCACTGGATGCATTCATGTCGGGTATTCAAGAAGAGGTTCGCAAGATCAATCGTGTCGACATCCggggaggaatgaagaagggcACAAAAATCACTG TTTCATCAGGAACTAATG TTGCAGCAGCAGACCCTGGGACTGTGAAGAAACCTGTCATCATCATGGGTGTGGCAAAGAAGGCAAATgccaagaagaaaggagaattgATGGAACAGAACCAGGATGCTCTTGAATATTCctctgaggaggagggagaggacctGAAGGATACCATGGCTAGCATAAATTCAAAGGGCAAGAAG GAGCTTGGTAAAGTGGATCACACAGTCATTGAGTATGTACCATTCAGGAAGGATTTCTATGTGGAGGTGCCTGAGATTGCCAATATGACTAAGGAGGAAGTGGATAACTATAG agctGAGCTGGAGGGAATTAGGATTAAAGGTCAAGGATGCCCTAAACCTATCAAGACTTGGGCTCAGTGTGGAGTCAGCAAAAGAATATTAGATGTTCTCAAAAAGAACAATTATGAGAAGCCAACACCCATCCAAGTGCAG GCAGTCCCTGCCATCATGAAGGGTAGAGATGTAATAGGCATTGCTAAGACTGGTTCTGGGAAGACTTTAGCTTTCCTGCTGCCAATGTTCCGGCATGTTGTGGACCAGCCACCCCTGGAAGACACAGATGGACCTATTGCTGTTATCATGACTCCTACAAGGGAACTGTGCATGCAGATTG GTAAAGAATGCAAGAAGTTTGCTAAGAACAACTTGAGGGTGTGCTGTGTGTATGGCGGTACAGGGATATCTGAACAAATAGCTGAGCTGAAGCGAGGTGCAGAGATCATTGTGTGTACTCCGGGACGGATGATAGACATGCTGGCAGCCAATGGAGGAAGAGTGACTAACCTACGGAGAGTTACCTACGTGGTGCTGGATGAGGCCGACCGCATGTTTGACTTGGGGTTTGAGCCTCAG GTTATGAGGATAATTGACAACATCCAGCCGTCTCGCCAAACTGTGATGTTCTCAGCAACATTTCCAAGACAGGTAGAAGCTCTGGCAAAGAAAATTTTGACGAAGCCTATCGAGATAACG GTTGGTGGGCGGTCAGTGGTGTGCAAGGATGTGACACAGGAGGTGGTGATTCTTGATGAAGACCaaaagttcctgaagctgttgGAAGTACTTGGCCAGTTTTATGAACGAGGACAAACTCTTGTATTTGTTGACAAGCAAGAGAATGCAGATTCTCTATTTAGG gaCCTGTTGAGCCATTCTTACCGGGCATTGGTCCTTCATGGAGGTGTGGACCAGATAGACCGTGACAGTACCATCCTGGACTTTAAGGCTGGTCGAGTACCCATACTGGTAGCCACATCAGTAGCGGCTCGAGGTCTTGATGTGAAGCAGCTGATTTTAGTAGTTAACTTTGATGCTCCTAATCACTATGAGGACTATGTGCATCG ATGTGGCCGTACAGGTCGTGCAGGCAACAAAGGCTGGGCTTACACCTTCCTAACACAAGACCAACCTCGCTATGCTGCTGAAATTGTCCGAGCTTTGGAGATTTCTGATAATCCCATTCCACCAGACTTGCag AAACTTTATgatgaatataaacaaaagttGGAAGGAGAAGGCAAGAAGGTTAAAACTGGTGGTGGTTTCCATGGTAAAGGTTTTAAATTTGATGAATCTGAAGCTAATTTTGcatcagaaaagaagaaatttgagAAGGCTGCTCTTGGTTTGGCTGACTCTGATGATGAAGACATTGAACATGACATTGATCAACAGATTGAGAGCATGTTGAACACAAAGAGGACAGTCAAAGAAATCAAG gcACCAGAGGTGTCTTCATCCTCTGATGGTTTAGTTGGCATGCCATTTGGTGGCCCCTCTGCTTCTGATAAGTTGGAATTAGCACGCAAACTGGCACAACGCATCAACCTTCAACACAACATTGGCAAGGAGGCTAAGGGTGCCAGTCAGCAGGCAGCAGAGTTCATCCTTAAAGGTGGAGCTGCCATGCAACCCACCATATCTGCCAAGACAGTAGCAGAGCAG ATGGCTCAGAAATTAAACAACAAGCTGAATTATCAGCCACGTgatgaccaggaggaggaggaagaaaccacAGAGGAAACTCACCATAAGTATGAAGAAGAACTTGAAATTAATGACTTCCCACAGCAGGCCAg GTGGCGAGTTACCAGCAAAGAAGCACTGGCACAGATTTCTGAATATTCAGAAGCTGGAATTACTGTCAGAGGAACATTTTGCCCAGCA ggCAAGAATCCACCAGAAGGTGAACGCAAGCTGTTCTTGGCTATTGAATCTACATCTGAATTAGCTGTGTCCAAAGCCAAAGCTGAGATCATCCGGTTGATACGGGAAGAACTTGTTAAGCTACGGACCAGTGCTGGACCTGCCAAGGCACAGGGCCGGTATAAGGTTCTCTAA
- the LOC123520262 gene encoding probable ATP-dependent RNA helicase DDX46 isoform X1, which yields MTRDSRRRRSRSRSRSPDRRRSRDRDRDRGRSRRSRSRDRDRDRDRHRSRSRDRRRSRSRDRRSRSRSRDRDRDRDRKRSRSRSRDRDRDRDRDRKRSRSRSRERDRKRNKRSRTHSPPKIKLLVDPPKPQEPVPVEPKEEEEVPLDFDPSKVDKEETEKRLEAEMQKRRERIEKWRAEKKKRELEAAKKEAEKGTLGATVPKVSLKAWSLEDDEEEEEGENKEGNGNVEEEDEVDPLDAFMSGIQEEVRKINRVDIRGGMKKGTKITVSSGTNVAAADPGTVKKPVIIMGVAKKANAKKKGELMEQNQDALEYSSEEEGEDLKDTMASINSKGKKELGKVDHTVIEYVPFRKDFYVEVPEIANMTKEEVDNYRAELEGIRIKGQGCPKPIKTWAQCGVSKRILDVLKKNNYEKPTPIQVQAVPAIMKGRDVIGIAKTGSGKTLAFLLPMFRHVVDQPPLEDTDGPIAVIMTPTRELCMQIGKECKKFAKNNLRVCCVYGGTGISEQIAELKRGAEIIVCTPGRMIDMLAANGGRVTNLRRVTYVVLDEADRMFDLGFEPQVMRIIDNIQPSRQTVMFSATFPRQVEALAKKILTKPIEITVGGRSVVCKDVTQEVVILDEDQKFLKLLEVLGQFYERGQTLVFVDKQENADSLFRDLLSHSYRALVLHGGVDQIDRDSTILDFKAGRVPILVATSVAARGLDVKQLILVVNFDAPNHYEDYVHRCGRTGRAGNKGWAYTFLTQDQPRYAAEIVRALEISDNPIPPDLQKLYDEYKQKLEGEGKKVKTGGGFHGKGFKFDESEANFASEKKKFEKAALGLADSDDEDIEHDIDQQIESMLNTKRTVKEIKGMANSSRRENNEGGLLLQQQVLSALHPLIWPLQINPMLLFPTPACAYPAPEVSSSSDGLVGMPFGGPSASDKLELARKLAQRINLQHNIGKEAKGASQQAAEFILKGGAAMQPTISAKTVAEQMAQKLNNKLNYQPRDDQEEEEETTEETHHKYEEELEINDFPQQARWRVTSKEALAQISEYSEAGITVRGTFCPAGKNPPEGERKLFLAIESTSELAVSKAKAEIIRLIREELVKLRTSAGPAKAQGRYKVL from the exons ATGACGCGGGACAGCAG ACGCAGGCGGTCCCGGTCCCGCTCCAGGAGCCCCGACCGGCGACGCTCCAG AGACAGAGATCGTGATCGAGGCAGGTCACGACGGTCCCGATCGAGAGACCGTGACCGTGACCGTGACCGCCACAGATCACGCAGTAGAGACCGAAGGAGATCAAGGTCTCGGGACAGGCGGTCTAGGTCAAGGTCCCGGGACAGAGATCGGGACAGGgacagaaagaggagtaggagcaggtccagggacagggacagggacagggacagggacaggaagaggagcagaagcagaTCCAGGGAaagggataggaagaggaataagaggagccGCACTCATTCACCTCCCAAGATCAAGCTCCTTGTTGACCCTCCAAAGCCCCAAGAACCAGTGCCTGTAGAGcccaaggaagaagaggaagtgccTCTGGATTTTGATCCATCAAAAGTAGATAAG gaggagacagagaaacgTCTTGAAGCTGAAATGCAGAAGAGACGGGAGCGAATTGAAAAGTGgagagcagaaaagaagaaaagggagctAGAGGCGGCAAAAAAGGAGGCTGAGAAGGGTACTTTGGGTGCTACTGTTCCAAAAGTATCTCTGAAAGCATGGAGCCttgaggatgatgaagaggaagaggagggtgaaaataaagaaggaaatggaaatgtAGAAGAG gAAGATGAAGTTGATCCACTGGATGCATTCATGTCGGGTATTCAAGAAGAGGTTCGCAAGATCAATCGTGTCGACATCCggggaggaatgaagaagggcACAAAAATCACTG TTTCATCAGGAACTAATG TTGCAGCAGCAGACCCTGGGACTGTGAAGAAACCTGTCATCATCATGGGTGTGGCAAAGAAGGCAAATgccaagaagaaaggagaattgATGGAACAGAACCAGGATGCTCTTGAATATTCctctgaggaggagggagaggacctGAAGGATACCATGGCTAGCATAAATTCAAAGGGCAAGAAG GAGCTTGGTAAAGTGGATCACACAGTCATTGAGTATGTACCATTCAGGAAGGATTTCTATGTGGAGGTGCCTGAGATTGCCAATATGACTAAGGAGGAAGTGGATAACTATAG agctGAGCTGGAGGGAATTAGGATTAAAGGTCAAGGATGCCCTAAACCTATCAAGACTTGGGCTCAGTGTGGAGTCAGCAAAAGAATATTAGATGTTCTCAAAAAGAACAATTATGAGAAGCCAACACCCATCCAAGTGCAG GCAGTCCCTGCCATCATGAAGGGTAGAGATGTAATAGGCATTGCTAAGACTGGTTCTGGGAAGACTTTAGCTTTCCTGCTGCCAATGTTCCGGCATGTTGTGGACCAGCCACCCCTGGAAGACACAGATGGACCTATTGCTGTTATCATGACTCCTACAAGGGAACTGTGCATGCAGATTG GTAAAGAATGCAAGAAGTTTGCTAAGAACAACTTGAGGGTGTGCTGTGTGTATGGCGGTACAGGGATATCTGAACAAATAGCTGAGCTGAAGCGAGGTGCAGAGATCATTGTGTGTACTCCGGGACGGATGATAGACATGCTGGCAGCCAATGGAGGAAGAGTGACTAACCTACGGAGAGTTACCTACGTGGTGCTGGATGAGGCCGACCGCATGTTTGACTTGGGGTTTGAGCCTCAG GTTATGAGGATAATTGACAACATCCAGCCGTCTCGCCAAACTGTGATGTTCTCAGCAACATTTCCAAGACAGGTAGAAGCTCTGGCAAAGAAAATTTTGACGAAGCCTATCGAGATAACG GTTGGTGGGCGGTCAGTGGTGTGCAAGGATGTGACACAGGAGGTGGTGATTCTTGATGAAGACCaaaagttcctgaagctgttgGAAGTACTTGGCCAGTTTTATGAACGAGGACAAACTCTTGTATTTGTTGACAAGCAAGAGAATGCAGATTCTCTATTTAGG gaCCTGTTGAGCCATTCTTACCGGGCATTGGTCCTTCATGGAGGTGTGGACCAGATAGACCGTGACAGTACCATCCTGGACTTTAAGGCTGGTCGAGTACCCATACTGGTAGCCACATCAGTAGCGGCTCGAGGTCTTGATGTGAAGCAGCTGATTTTAGTAGTTAACTTTGATGCTCCTAATCACTATGAGGACTATGTGCATCG ATGTGGCCGTACAGGTCGTGCAGGCAACAAAGGCTGGGCTTACACCTTCCTAACACAAGACCAACCTCGCTATGCTGCTGAAATTGTCCGAGCTTTGGAGATTTCTGATAATCCCATTCCACCAGACTTGCag AAACTTTATgatgaatataaacaaaagttGGAAGGAGAAGGCAAGAAGGTTAAAACTGGTGGTGGTTTCCATGGTAAAGGTTTTAAATTTGATGAATCTGAAGCTAATTTTGcatcagaaaagaagaaatttgagAAGGCTGCTCTTGGTTTGGCTGACTCTGATGATGAAGACATTGAACATGACATTGATCAACAGATTGAGAGCATGTTGAACACAAAGAGGACAGTCAAAGAAATCAAG GGAATGGCTAACTCCTCTAGAAGGGAAAACAATGAAGGAGGGCTCCTGCTTCAGCAACAAGTTCTTTCAGCCTTACACCCACTAATATGGCCACTTCAGATCAACCCCATGTTGCTGTTCCCCACACCAGCATGTGCCTACCCC gcACCAGAGGTGTCTTCATCCTCTGATGGTTTAGTTGGCATGCCATTTGGTGGCCCCTCTGCTTCTGATAAGTTGGAATTAGCACGCAAACTGGCACAACGCATCAACCTTCAACACAACATTGGCAAGGAGGCTAAGGGTGCCAGTCAGCAGGCAGCAGAGTTCATCCTTAAAGGTGGAGCTGCCATGCAACCCACCATATCTGCCAAGACAGTAGCAGAGCAG ATGGCTCAGAAATTAAACAACAAGCTGAATTATCAGCCACGTgatgaccaggaggaggaggaagaaaccacAGAGGAAACTCACCATAAGTATGAAGAAGAACTTGAAATTAATGACTTCCCACAGCAGGCCAg GTGGCGAGTTACCAGCAAAGAAGCACTGGCACAGATTTCTGAATATTCAGAAGCTGGAATTACTGTCAGAGGAACATTTTGCCCAGCA ggCAAGAATCCACCAGAAGGTGAACGCAAGCTGTTCTTGGCTATTGAATCTACATCTGAATTAGCTGTGTCCAAAGCCAAAGCTGAGATCATCCGGTTGATACGGGAAGAACTTGTTAAGCTACGGACCAGTGCTGGACCTGCCAAGGCACAGGGCCGGTATAAGGTTCTCTAA
- the LOC123520262 gene encoding probable ATP-dependent RNA helicase DDX46 isoform X2, whose translation MTRDSRRRRSRSRSRSPDRRRSRDRDRDRGRSRRSRSRDRDRDRDRHRSRSRDRRRSRSRDRRSRSRSRDRDRDRDRKRSRSRSRDRDRDRDRDRKRSRSRSRERDRKRNKRSRTHSPPKIKLLVDPPKPQEPVPVEPKEEEEVPLDFDPSKEETEKRLEAEMQKRRERIEKWRAEKKKRELEAAKKEAEKGTLGATVPKVSLKAWSLEDDEEEEEGENKEGNGNVEEEDEVDPLDAFMSGIQEEVRKINRVDIRGGMKKGTKITVSSGTNVAAADPGTVKKPVIIMGVAKKANAKKKGELMEQNQDALEYSSEEEGEDLKDTMASINSKGKKELGKVDHTVIEYVPFRKDFYVEVPEIANMTKEEVDNYRAELEGIRIKGQGCPKPIKTWAQCGVSKRILDVLKKNNYEKPTPIQVQAVPAIMKGRDVIGIAKTGSGKTLAFLLPMFRHVVDQPPLEDTDGPIAVIMTPTRELCMQIGKECKKFAKNNLRVCCVYGGTGISEQIAELKRGAEIIVCTPGRMIDMLAANGGRVTNLRRVTYVVLDEADRMFDLGFEPQVMRIIDNIQPSRQTVMFSATFPRQVEALAKKILTKPIEITVGGRSVVCKDVTQEVVILDEDQKFLKLLEVLGQFYERGQTLVFVDKQENADSLFRDLLSHSYRALVLHGGVDQIDRDSTILDFKAGRVPILVATSVAARGLDVKQLILVVNFDAPNHYEDYVHRCGRTGRAGNKGWAYTFLTQDQPRYAAEIVRALEISDNPIPPDLQKLYDEYKQKLEGEGKKVKTGGGFHGKGFKFDESEANFASEKKKFEKAALGLADSDDEDIEHDIDQQIESMLNTKRTVKEIKGMANSSRRENNEGGLLLQQQVLSALHPLIWPLQINPMLLFPTPACAYPAPEVSSSSDGLVGMPFGGPSASDKLELARKLAQRINLQHNIGKEAKGASQQAAEFILKGGAAMQPTISAKTVAEQMAQKLNNKLNYQPRDDQEEEEETTEETHHKYEEELEINDFPQQARWRVTSKEALAQISEYSEAGITVRGTFCPAGKNPPEGERKLFLAIESTSELAVSKAKAEIIRLIREELVKLRTSAGPAKAQGRYKVL comes from the exons ATGACGCGGGACAGCAG ACGCAGGCGGTCCCGGTCCCGCTCCAGGAGCCCCGACCGGCGACGCTCCAG AGACAGAGATCGTGATCGAGGCAGGTCACGACGGTCCCGATCGAGAGACCGTGACCGTGACCGTGACCGCCACAGATCACGCAGTAGAGACCGAAGGAGATCAAGGTCTCGGGACAGGCGGTCTAGGTCAAGGTCCCGGGACAGAGATCGGGACAGGgacagaaagaggagtaggagcaggtccagggacagggacagggacagggacagggacaggaagaggagcagaagcagaTCCAGGGAaagggataggaagaggaataagaggagccGCACTCATTCACCTCCCAAGATCAAGCTCCTTGTTGACCCTCCAAAGCCCCAAGAACCAGTGCCTGTAGAGcccaaggaagaagaggaagtgccTCTGGATTTTGATCCATCAAAA gaggagacagagaaacgTCTTGAAGCTGAAATGCAGAAGAGACGGGAGCGAATTGAAAAGTGgagagcagaaaagaagaaaagggagctAGAGGCGGCAAAAAAGGAGGCTGAGAAGGGTACTTTGGGTGCTACTGTTCCAAAAGTATCTCTGAAAGCATGGAGCCttgaggatgatgaagaggaagaggagggtgaaaataaagaaggaaatggaaatgtAGAAGAG gAAGATGAAGTTGATCCACTGGATGCATTCATGTCGGGTATTCAAGAAGAGGTTCGCAAGATCAATCGTGTCGACATCCggggaggaatgaagaagggcACAAAAATCACTG TTTCATCAGGAACTAATG TTGCAGCAGCAGACCCTGGGACTGTGAAGAAACCTGTCATCATCATGGGTGTGGCAAAGAAGGCAAATgccaagaagaaaggagaattgATGGAACAGAACCAGGATGCTCTTGAATATTCctctgaggaggagggagaggacctGAAGGATACCATGGCTAGCATAAATTCAAAGGGCAAGAAG GAGCTTGGTAAAGTGGATCACACAGTCATTGAGTATGTACCATTCAGGAAGGATTTCTATGTGGAGGTGCCTGAGATTGCCAATATGACTAAGGAGGAAGTGGATAACTATAG agctGAGCTGGAGGGAATTAGGATTAAAGGTCAAGGATGCCCTAAACCTATCAAGACTTGGGCTCAGTGTGGAGTCAGCAAAAGAATATTAGATGTTCTCAAAAAGAACAATTATGAGAAGCCAACACCCATCCAAGTGCAG GCAGTCCCTGCCATCATGAAGGGTAGAGATGTAATAGGCATTGCTAAGACTGGTTCTGGGAAGACTTTAGCTTTCCTGCTGCCAATGTTCCGGCATGTTGTGGACCAGCCACCCCTGGAAGACACAGATGGACCTATTGCTGTTATCATGACTCCTACAAGGGAACTGTGCATGCAGATTG GTAAAGAATGCAAGAAGTTTGCTAAGAACAACTTGAGGGTGTGCTGTGTGTATGGCGGTACAGGGATATCTGAACAAATAGCTGAGCTGAAGCGAGGTGCAGAGATCATTGTGTGTACTCCGGGACGGATGATAGACATGCTGGCAGCCAATGGAGGAAGAGTGACTAACCTACGGAGAGTTACCTACGTGGTGCTGGATGAGGCCGACCGCATGTTTGACTTGGGGTTTGAGCCTCAG GTTATGAGGATAATTGACAACATCCAGCCGTCTCGCCAAACTGTGATGTTCTCAGCAACATTTCCAAGACAGGTAGAAGCTCTGGCAAAGAAAATTTTGACGAAGCCTATCGAGATAACG GTTGGTGGGCGGTCAGTGGTGTGCAAGGATGTGACACAGGAGGTGGTGATTCTTGATGAAGACCaaaagttcctgaagctgttgGAAGTACTTGGCCAGTTTTATGAACGAGGACAAACTCTTGTATTTGTTGACAAGCAAGAGAATGCAGATTCTCTATTTAGG gaCCTGTTGAGCCATTCTTACCGGGCATTGGTCCTTCATGGAGGTGTGGACCAGATAGACCGTGACAGTACCATCCTGGACTTTAAGGCTGGTCGAGTACCCATACTGGTAGCCACATCAGTAGCGGCTCGAGGTCTTGATGTGAAGCAGCTGATTTTAGTAGTTAACTTTGATGCTCCTAATCACTATGAGGACTATGTGCATCG ATGTGGCCGTACAGGTCGTGCAGGCAACAAAGGCTGGGCTTACACCTTCCTAACACAAGACCAACCTCGCTATGCTGCTGAAATTGTCCGAGCTTTGGAGATTTCTGATAATCCCATTCCACCAGACTTGCag AAACTTTATgatgaatataaacaaaagttGGAAGGAGAAGGCAAGAAGGTTAAAACTGGTGGTGGTTTCCATGGTAAAGGTTTTAAATTTGATGAATCTGAAGCTAATTTTGcatcagaaaagaagaaatttgagAAGGCTGCTCTTGGTTTGGCTGACTCTGATGATGAAGACATTGAACATGACATTGATCAACAGATTGAGAGCATGTTGAACACAAAGAGGACAGTCAAAGAAATCAAG GGAATGGCTAACTCCTCTAGAAGGGAAAACAATGAAGGAGGGCTCCTGCTTCAGCAACAAGTTCTTTCAGCCTTACACCCACTAATATGGCCACTTCAGATCAACCCCATGTTGCTGTTCCCCACACCAGCATGTGCCTACCCC gcACCAGAGGTGTCTTCATCCTCTGATGGTTTAGTTGGCATGCCATTTGGTGGCCCCTCTGCTTCTGATAAGTTGGAATTAGCACGCAAACTGGCACAACGCATCAACCTTCAACACAACATTGGCAAGGAGGCTAAGGGTGCCAGTCAGCAGGCAGCAGAGTTCATCCTTAAAGGTGGAGCTGCCATGCAACCCACCATATCTGCCAAGACAGTAGCAGAGCAG ATGGCTCAGAAATTAAACAACAAGCTGAATTATCAGCCACGTgatgaccaggaggaggaggaagaaaccacAGAGGAAACTCACCATAAGTATGAAGAAGAACTTGAAATTAATGACTTCCCACAGCAGGCCAg GTGGCGAGTTACCAGCAAAGAAGCACTGGCACAGATTTCTGAATATTCAGAAGCTGGAATTACTGTCAGAGGAACATTTTGCCCAGCA ggCAAGAATCCACCAGAAGGTGAACGCAAGCTGTTCTTGGCTATTGAATCTACATCTGAATTAGCTGTGTCCAAAGCCAAAGCTGAGATCATCCGGTTGATACGGGAAGAACTTGTTAAGCTACGGACCAGTGCTGGACCTGCCAAGGCACAGGGCCGGTATAAGGTTCTCTAA